A window of the Fusarium poae strain DAOMC 252244 chromosome 3, whole genome shotgun sequence genome harbors these coding sequences:
- a CDS encoding hypothetical protein (TransMembrane:4 (i20-41o47-67i79-106o126-151i)): MTSRHPDLAQYPTGFTILRIFQAVLSIITIVVTSFTINAVVLPANCLLIVASSATLLISLWGAFAHLSFSRLFSFRAAFALDGALTILWGVSIAVLGAQTAIIWIHGSDYCETNKCPGNLMVVSRFYAYVFAICFALAAIGLIFSCATIIFHGVVSCRQHKYNQIGTNKEAEPIDVGPKHPQDSTAYQGAAGYSSLP, from the exons ATGACTTCACGTCACCCCGATCTAGCTCAATACCCCACTGGCTTCACAATTCTCCGCATCTTCCAAGCTGTTCTTAGTATCATCACCATCGTGGTGACATCCTTCACAATAAACGCCGTGGTCCTACCAGCGAATTGTTTATTAATAGTTGCT AGTTCCGCAACACTTCTCATCTCATTATGGGGAGCTTTTGCCCACCTGTCATTTAGTCGCCTTTTCAGCTTCCGAGCAGCTTTTGCACTCGATGGAGCCCTTACTATTCTCTGGGGTGTCTCAATTGCTGTTTTGGGCGCTCAGACAGCTATCATTTGGATCCATGGGTCCGATTACTGTGAGACAAACAAGTGTCCTGGTAACCTGATGGTTGTGAGTCGCTTCTATGCATATGTCTTTGCCATATGTTTTGCCCTTGCTGCCATTGGTTT AATATTTTCATGCGCGACTATTATCTTTCATGGAGTGGTCAGCTGTCGCCAACATAAATACAATCAGATTGGTACGAATAAGGAAGCCGAGCCAATTGATGTTGGTCCAAAGCATCCTCAAGATTCGACTGCTTATCAGGGAGCGGCGGGATACTCGTCATTGCCATAG
- a CDS encoding hypothetical protein (TransMembrane:6 (n5-17c21/22o37-55i164-183o189-209i243-263o275-293i305-329o)) yields MTTNLLTGAVFGTGLTLSGVANPQVIRDQFSLSDFHMLATFLTASATSAVVFATYNNNNNNKSSANKIPTKLPSNHGWLGSYDGNIIGGAILGLGISLTGACPGTVLVQATVGIGHSRLLACTSLLAGIAWVKIRPLVSKPQPPTSRAENNNVMFITGWSANKVLVAYEITMLGILATILAAAPRSETMLHPIVGGLLIGVGQLFSVIFTNKPVGVSGAYGEFGNMFWDLVGGKTIESIPENILFAGGVVAGSWLTIAQVPAIREAMVSSPEQSLPGLIIGGVLLTFGARIAGGCTSGHGISGMATMGVSSFITIASMFGAGVLFRVFLP; encoded by the coding sequence CTTCCACATGCTCGCCACATTTCTCACCGCATCCGCCACGAGTGCTGTCGTCTTTGCAAcctacaacaacaacaacaacaacaaatccTCCGCAAACAAAATACCTACCAAACTACCATCCAATCATGGTTGGCTCGGGTCCTATGACGGTAACATCATCGGCGGAGCTATACTCGGTCTGGGGATAAGCTTAACCGGTGCATGTCCTGGAACTGTCCTCGTCCAAGCCACAGTTGGTATCGGACACAGCCGGCTGCTCGCCTGCACTTCTCTCCTTGCAGGGATCGCTTGGGTGAAGATCAGGCCGTTGGTGTCCAAGCCACAGCCACCGACGAGCCGCGCCGAGAATAACAATGTCATGTTTATTACCGGATGGTCGGCGAACAAAGTTCTTGTCGCGTACGAGATAACCATGCTTGGTATCCTGGCGACAATATTGGCTGCAGCGCCGCGTAGTGAGACAATGTTGCATCCGATTGTCGGCGGTCTTCTCATCGGCGTTGGACAGCTATTTTCTGTCATTTTTACCAACAAGCCAGTTGGTGTAAGCGGGGCCTACGGAGAGTTTGGAAATATGTTTTGGGATCTTGTTGGTGGAAAGACGATCGAGTCAATCCCCGAGAATATTTTATTCGCCGGTGGAGTTGTGGCGGGGTCTTGGTTAACCATTGCTCAAGTCCCTGCTATTCGGGAGGCAATGGTTAGCAGCCCGGAGCAATCTTTGCCGGGTCTAATCATTGGAGGAGTTCTTTTGACATTTGGTGCGCGTATTGCTGGTGGATGCACAAGTGGTCATGGAATCAGCGGCATGGCGACTATGGGAGTGAGTTCGTTTATTACCATCGCATCCATGTTTGGCGCCGGTGTGCTATTCAGAGTTTTTCTCCCATGA